A single genomic interval of Flavobacteriales bacterium harbors:
- a CDS encoding tetratricopeptide repeat protein, translated as MMRPLPLLLALLLAASAAPVVAQDGTDEQLAAQYFQSGDHEKAILYYERLYRKQPTPFYYEQLYKSYVALKDLPRAEKLAREQMKRDSDPRYAVDLGMVLRLAGEEDKARQQFEKVLRGMRPEQNSIRQVANAFTRHNEHDLALEAYERGQRLLKDGPGFQFEIANLYALKGDVPAMTSAYLDLLAVNEGYIQAVQNGLSRTMDFTRRDASTEALRTELLRRIQRNPERSIFQELLIWMYIQQKDLDGAFVQCKALDKRFDEGGTRLMDLAEIALSNGEHATAMKCYDHVVGLGRRDGLYAKARMGQVRTEMARLTAMAEPPAADLAALRTRYESTLDELGRNKGTVDLMEDLARVQAYYLNDRAAASALLEQALALPDIDAATRGRIKLALADVHLFDGDIWEASLLYSQVDLDFKYDPLGHEARLRNAKVSFYAGDFLWAKGQLDVLKASTSKLIANDAMELSLLITDHIGVDSNSTPLSLFAQADLLTFQRRFAEAVDVLDTLDAAFPMDGIADDVLFLRHRIARDRKEFAQAAAYLERIVAEHPLDILMDNALFELGRLHEEQLKDPGKAMQFYEKLLFEQPGSIFVPEARARFRRLRGDAPDTEPADGGTTPPQ; from the coding sequence ATGATGCGCCCACTGCCGCTCCTGCTCGCGCTGCTGCTGGCCGCGTCCGCCGCACCTGTGGTGGCGCAGGACGGAACGGATGAGCAGCTGGCCGCCCAATACTTCCAGTCCGGCGACCACGAGAAGGCCATTCTGTACTACGAACGCCTCTACCGCAAGCAGCCCACCCCCTTCTACTACGAGCAGCTCTACAAGAGCTATGTGGCCCTGAAGGACCTGCCGCGCGCCGAGAAACTGGCCCGCGAGCAGATGAAACGCGACAGCGACCCGCGCTACGCGGTGGACCTGGGCATGGTGCTGCGCCTGGCCGGCGAGGAGGACAAGGCGCGGCAACAGTTCGAGAAGGTGCTGCGCGGCATGCGCCCCGAGCAGAACAGCATCCGCCAGGTGGCCAACGCCTTCACCCGGCACAACGAGCACGACCTGGCCCTGGAGGCCTACGAACGCGGCCAGCGCCTCCTGAAGGACGGTCCCGGCTTCCAGTTCGAGATCGCCAACCTGTACGCGCTGAAGGGCGATGTGCCCGCGATGACCAGCGCCTACCTGGACCTGCTCGCGGTGAACGAGGGCTACATCCAGGCGGTGCAGAACGGCCTGTCGCGCACGATGGACTTCACCCGCCGCGACGCCTCCACCGAGGCCCTGCGCACCGAGCTCCTGCGCCGGATCCAACGCAACCCCGAGCGTTCCATCTTCCAGGAACTGCTGATCTGGATGTACATCCAGCAGAAGGACCTGGACGGCGCCTTCGTGCAGTGCAAGGCCCTGGACAAACGCTTCGACGAGGGCGGTACGCGGCTGATGGACCTGGCGGAGATCGCCCTGAGCAACGGCGAGCACGCCACCGCCATGAAGTGCTACGACCACGTGGTGGGCCTGGGGCGGCGTGATGGGCTGTACGCCAAGGCCCGCATGGGCCAGGTGCGCACGGAGATGGCCCGCCTTACCGCGATGGCCGAGCCGCCCGCCGCCGACCTCGCCGCCCTGCGCACCCGCTATGAGTCCACCCTCGACGAACTGGGCCGCAACAAAGGCACGGTGGACCTGATGGAGGACCTCGCCCGCGTGCAGGCCTACTACCTCAACGACCGCGCCGCGGCCTCCGCCCTGCTGGAACAGGCCCTGGCGCTGCCCGACATCGATGCCGCCACCCGCGGACGCATCAAGCTCGCACTGGCCGATGTGCACCTCTTCGACGGCGACATCTGGGAGGCCTCACTCCTCTACAGCCAGGTGGACCTCGACTTCAAGTACGACCCGCTGGGCCACGAGGCCCGCCTGCGCAACGCGAAGGTGAGCTTCTACGCCGGCGACTTCCTGTGGGCCAAGGGGCAGCTCGATGTGCTCAAGGCCTCCACCTCCAAGCTCATCGCCAACGACGCCATGGAGCTCAGCCTGCTGATCACCGACCACATCGGGGTCGACAGCAACAGCACGCCGCTCTCCCTCTTCGCCCAGGCCGACCTGCTCACCTTCCAGCGGCGTTTTGCCGAAGCCGTCGACGTGCTCGACACCCTGGACGCGGCCTTCCCGATGGACGGCATCGCCGACGACGTGCTCTTCCTGCGCCACCGCATCGCGCGCGACCGAAAGGAGTTCGCGCAGGCCGCCGCCTACCTCGAGCGCATCGTGGCCGAGCACCCGCTGGACATCCTGATGGACAACGCCCTCTTCGAACTGGGCCGCCTGCACGAGGAGCAGCTGAAGGATCCCGGCAAGGCCATGCAGTTCTATGAGAAGCTGCTGTTCGAGCAGCCGGGCAGCATCTTCGTGCCCGAGGCACGCGCCCGTTTCCGCCGCCTGCGCGGCGACGCCCCCGACACCGAGCCGGCCGACGGCGGCACCACCCCGCCCCAATGA